A genomic region of Nymphaea colorata isolate Beijing-Zhang1983 chromosome 2, ASM883128v2, whole genome shotgun sequence contains the following coding sequences:
- the LOC126409755 gene encoding uncharacterized protein LOC126409755, whose translation MSDPTWQWCTRVNPKNRLRVKCNYCKQIISGGISRFKHHIAGTHSDVAACNGSQEIPLPAYVKHQCQQLLDAVKASRIEKDMEDAEEGYGDPHEGEESEGEDVQLEQEDVGVSLETTKGKGIMHGGGSSATRKRRGASVSSVSRGRGRSQGRTGGGRVPTMKSSNMSGSIKNFFPNYTAAGAQPEIRIAMQSKDIIEAADETIGRWFYDASIPFNAANSYHYQPIADAITSVGRGYKMPSFHKLRGKILNNIVRDVKTYCDELKLSWKATGCSVMADGWTDIKNRTLVNFLVYCPLGTMFLKSVDLSDTPKTADVLFGIFDKVIEEVGPENVVQFITDNAANYKAAGEMLAARYGTFYWSPCAAHCVNLMLQDLGERDDMKLTVHRCQEITKFIYNHAYVLNLMRKFTNGAELIRPAQTRFATNVLTVQGIVKQRTSLRQMFSSDDWAAYPHAYKRKATTVVDTIFDVDFWESCVHLLKICVPLVKVLRLVDSEDRPSIGYLYESMDRAKEAIRDNMKGKKKLYMPIWKIIDERWSGQLHRPLHAAAYYLNPAIRYLPTFKKDREVEYGMLDCIDVLVSDSKEQDTIHMSINKYDTASGTMARDTAVRCRTTMRPDLWWERFGPDCPELRKLAIRILSQTCSATGCERNWSVFQHIHSKKRNRLEHKRLNDLVYVRYNMKLRQRQLETTSTRKHHNQYDPIFIDHFDILDYWVEEEPAAILDEDDLDFLNVEGAAEIVEEGEVGSEQWNVGDIPFATEGIEEEVIEENEDDDEE comes from the exons atgtcggatcctacatggcagtggtgtacaagggtgaatcccaaaaatagattaagagttaagtgcaattattgtaagcaaatcatatcaggagggatttctcgctttaaacaccatatagctggtacacacagcgatgtggctgcttgcaatggctcccaagagatcccattgccagcgtatgtaaagcaccagtgtcagcaacttcttgatgcagtgaaagcaagtaggattgaaaaggacatggaagatgcggaggaaggatatggggacccacatgaaggagaagaaagtgaaggtgaagatgttcaacttgaacaagaagatgttggtgtcagtttggaaacaactaaagggaaaggcatcatgcatggtggtggttcttctgcaaccagaaaaagaagaggtgcaagtgtaagttcagtttcacgaggacgtggcagaagtcagggtcgtactggtggtggtagagtacctactatgaagtcgagcaatatgtctggttcgatcaagaatttttttcccaattatactgctgctggtgctcagcctgagattcgtatagccatgcaatcaaaggatattattgaagcagcagatgaaaccataggaaggtggttctatgatgcatccattcccttcaatgcagcaaactcttatcattatcagcctatagcagatgcgattactagtgtagggcgagggtataaaatgccctcttttcataaattgcgaggtaaaattctcaacaatatagttagagatgtgaagacatattgtgatgaactaaaattgagctggaaagctacaggatgcagtgtaatggcagatgggtggacagacatcaagaacagaacattggtaaacttccttgtatattgccctcttggtactatgttcttaaaatctgttgatttgtctgatactcctaagactgctgatgtgttgtttgggatttttgataaagttatagaagaagttgggcctgaaaatgtcgtacaatttatcactgataatgcagcaaattataaagctgcaggtgaaatgttagcagcacgatatgggacattttattggagtccatgtgctgctcactgtgtaaatcttatgcttcaggatcttggtgaaagggatgatatgaagttgacagttcacagatgccaagaaatcacgaagtttatttacaatcatgcttatgtcttgaatttgatgaggaaattcacaaatggggctgaattgattcgacctgcacaaacacggtttgctacaaatgttttgactgtgcagggtatagtcaagcaaagaacttctctcaggcagatgttttcaagtgatgattgggctgcatatccacatgcctataaaagaaaggctacgacagttgtggataccatcttcgatgttgacttttgggaatcatgtgtgcacttattgaagatttgtgtacctctagtgaaagtcctcagattagttgatagtgaagatagaccttctattggatatttatacgagtctatggatagagccaaggaggccattagagataatatgaagggaaaaaagaagttgtacatgcctatatggaagattatagatgaaaggtggtctggacaacttcatcgcccacttcatgcagcagcctactacctaaatcctgctattagatatcttcccacttttaagaaggacagagaggtcgagtatggcatgttggattgcatTGATGTGTTAGTAAGTGACAGTAAAGAACAAGACactatccatatgtcgatcaacaaatatgatacggcttctggtaccatggcgagagacacagcagttcgatgcaggacaactatgcgtccag atttgtggtgggaaaggtttgggcctgattgcccagaattaaggaagcttgcaattagaatcctcagtcaaacatgtagtgcaactggatgtgaaagaaattggagtgtatttcagcacatccatagtaagaagaggaataggctggaacataaaaggttgaatgaccttgtttatgttcgttataatatgaagttgagacaaag gcaactagaaacaacatctacgaggaagcatcacaatcaatatgatcctatcttcattgaccattttgatatattagattattgggttgaagaagaaccagctgcaatacttgatgaggacgatcttgattttttgaatgttgaaggagcagcagagattgttgaagaaggagaggttgGGTcggagcaatggaatgttggtgacattccatttgcaacagaggggatagaagaagaagttattgaagaaaatgaagatgatgatgaagaatga